From Planctomycetaceae bacterium:
CCAGGTCGCCGACGTGGCGGATGCCTCTGAGGATGACCCCCGCGCCGATTCGCTGGGCGAAGGTAACGGTCAACCCGCGGTAGATCTCCACCGAGACGTTGCCCAGGGCGGCGGTGAGTTTTTCGATCAGGGCCTTGCGCTGGGGCAGGGTGAGCATGGCGCTCTTTTCGGGATTCTCACCGATGCCCACGACCAGGCGGTCGAAGAGAGCGGCGCTGCGCTTGATCAGGTCGACGTGCCCGAGATGGATCGGGTCGAACGTTCCGGGAAAAACTGCGATGCGTTGGTTGGAAGCGGCCATGAGCCCTCCGCCATGTTCCCGCGGCGCCGGCGGGCGCAATAGGCCCGCCGCAGGAGCCTGCGGGAGCGGGGTTTCGCAATGGCGGCGCGACGCTGCGCGACCGGTCAGGGGTGTCCGAAACCAGCGTGCCAGTACGACAGGCGCGTGCTGTGGTCGATCAGCCAGAACGCGTCCCAATCGTCGGTGCGCTGCTTGTCCTGGAGGTCCTGAATCTGCGCCACGCGGAAGTCACGCTCGTCGGCCGATTCCGTCGGCGTGGCGCAATGCACACAGTTGAGCGGGTCCATGTGGCAGCATGCGGTGCCGTTGCAGGCGCCACAGCCGCTGGTGGCGACGGCACGGTCGCGGCTGCTGGTTGCGACCGCACGGTCGCGGCCGCAAGTGCATCCGCTGGCCAGGAGAAGAATCGCACCCAGTGCTGAGATCACCATAATCTGCTTCATAAAGTTCCACCTTATATTCTTTCCGGGCCCGCCATGGCCCAGATGGAGATCCGCGCCGGAGCCACGTCCGCGCGGATCTTTCATATCATTTATCGGCTCGTGCGGCCAGAGTAGTTTTGAAAAAATCCGACAGGATTCTGACCGCGGCGGTCATCTCGACGTACGCGTAGGGCACGTGGCTGCTCTGATGCAGTTGGCGGATCTGTCCGTGCAGGGTTTCGTACAGGTCGTCCCACTGCTCCGGGGCGTTGCAGAAGTACACCCGGCAGCCCAGCGGCCGGTGGCGCCGGGCGGTGCAGCGGTCGTCGATCTGGTAGGGGCATCGCGATTCCAGCCACGTCGCCTGCGGCAGCGGCGCCATCGACAACAGCGCCAACTCGCCCGTCGAGACAAACAGGCGGTGCCCGGCCTGGTCGAACTTGCAGCAGCGTCCGCAGGCGCGGCAGGAGAGGCTGCGAGACGCGACGGCGTCGTCGCCGCCGGAATAGATCAGCGCCAAGGCCTCCATGAAGGCCTGACTGGAGCGGCAGGCGCCGACGGCCGACGCCAGGGCCCCGGAACTACTCGCGCGTGCTGAGCTTCCGCTCATCGATTTCCTCTGGGGAAAGGCAGCGTCCGCGGTTGATCCCGACGCATCGGGCGCCGGCTTCGGCCCAGGTGTCGGGGTGCAGGAGGTTGCTGGGCCAGAACGGCCAGGTGCGGCATTGGATCGGCCGCACGGGGTAGATGCGGCAGGTGCGGGCGCCCTGCGACTCGGGCGTCAGGAACACGCAGTCGTGCGTGCGTTTGAATTCGAGGAGGCTGTACCGCCGCCCGACGCGGCGCACGTACTTGCGGCGCATCTCCTGGGGCGTGATGTGCAGGTAGTCGGCGATGGCCTTGATGTCGGTCTCGGTCACCCAGACGTACCCTTCGTCCGGACCGGCACAGCACCGTCCGCAGGCGGTGCATTCAAACGCCAGGCCAGTGAAGTACCAGGGCGCAGTATCAGTGTGGGAATCCATCTTCGGTAGTATAGCCAACGCCCCCGCCGCGGCGACACAGGATTTTGCGTCCGCGCCACAAAACGGCGTCGGCTAACGGGCAACAAGCATCACAGCCTTGTCTTTGGGTACCATGCGATGGTATACCAACGGGGCACGCCAACTGGGTCGAAGGGTTATCTGGGCGCACAGCATATGCACGGTGACCTGCGATCTTTGCCCGGTCTGTCGTTGGCGACGGTTGCAATGGCCTTAACAATCAAAGAGGCACAGCGCCAAAGGATTAATGCGACATGATGTCACGTGTGCATAGTGCGATTCTGCAGGGCATCGACGCCATCGGCTGCGAGGTCGAGGCCGATGTCGCTCATGGCGGCGAGGCGACTGTCAAACTCGTCGGCATGGCCGAGACGGCGGTCAAGGAATCCGTCAGCCGCATCCAGGCGGCGCTGCGCAACAGCGGGTATCGCTGGCCGGGGCCCAAGGTCACCATCAACCTCGCGCCGGCGGATGTGAAGAAGGAATCGGCCGCCCTGGACTTGCCCATCGCCTTGGCGGCGATGCTGGCGGCCCAGCATTT
This genomic window contains:
- a CDS encoding YkgJ family cysteine cluster protein, with the translated sequence MDSHTDTAPWYFTGLAFECTACGRCCAGPDEGYVWVTETDIKAIADYLHITPQEMRRKYVRRVGRRYSLLEFKRTHDCVFLTPESQGARTCRIYPVRPIQCRTWPFWPSNLLHPDTWAEAGARCVGINRGRCLSPEEIDERKLSTRE
- the coaD gene encoding pantetheine-phosphate adenylyltransferase, with protein sequence MAASNQRIAVFPGTFDPIHLGHVDLIKRSAALFDRLVVGIGENPEKSAMLTLPQRKALIEKLTAALGNVSVEIYRGLTVTFAQRIGAGVILRGIRHVGDLDFEMRMAVTNRSASGLDTLFIMAAPQHLFLSSSLIKQIAAGGGDVAAMVPPEVLKHLPLPANKKRRQGRGA